Within the Plesiomonas shigelloides genome, the region TTAACGCGATCGTAGACATCCTGTATGCCTTCATCGATCCGAAAATCCGCTATTAATCGGGGTGTTTTATGATGATGACGAAAAAAAATGCCGCCGCAGTGGAGCAATTCGCCGGTCAGCTGGATATTGAAGGCCGCAGTCTGTGGCAGGATGCGTTCCGCCGCTTTAAAAGTAACCGCGCGGCGATGATCAGCTTGATGATTTTGTCGTTGATTACCTTGTATGTGCTGTTCGGGCCGTCTTTGTCGCCGTTTGCGTTTGATGAGACTGATTGGAGTGCCATGAGCGTCGCGCCTGCGCTGGAGGGAAATCACTATTTCGGAACTGACTCGCTCGGCCGCGATCTGTTTGTCCGTACTGCGTTGGGGGGGCGAATTTCCCTGATGGTGGGGCTGGCCGGTGCGCTGGTGGCGGTGCTGTTTGGCACCCTGTATGGCGCGACCTCCGGCTATCTGGGCGGACGTGTCGACTCACTGATGATGCGGGTGTTAGAAATTCTGAACGCCTTCCCATTCATGTTCTTCGTGATCTTGCTGGTGACCTTGTTCGGCCGCAACATCTTCTTGATCTTCGTGGCAATCGGCATGGTGTCATGGCTGGATGTGGCGCGGATCGTGCGTGGCCAGACCTTGAGCCTCAAGCGTAAAGAATTTATTGAAGCGGCGTTGGTGTGCGGGGTGTCGTCACGCAATATCGTGATGCGCCATATTGTGCCGAACGTGCTCGGCGTGGTGGTGATTTATGCGTCGTTGCTGGTGCCGGGCATGATCTTGTTTGAATCCTTCCTGAGCTTCTTAGGACTGGGAGTTCAAGAGCCGATGACCAGTTGGGGCGCGTTGTTGCAAAGCGGTGCCACCACCATGGAAGTGGCGGTATGGCAGCTGCTGATCCCCGCCTGTTTTCTGATTATTACGCTGTTTTGTTTCAACTTTATCGGTGATGGGCTGCGTGATGCCCTCGATCCGAAAGATCGTTAAGTCAGGGAGTACCGTATGAAGTTGTTGGATGTCGAAGATCTGCGGGTCACCTTCTCTACGCCAGATGGTGATGTGACGGCGGTTAACGATCTGAACTTTTCCTTGAGCGCGGGTGAGACGCTGGGCATTGTTGGCGAGTCCGGCTCAGGTAAATCGCAAACCGCGTTTGCCATCATGGGCTTGCTGGCTAAAAACGGCACCATTGGTGGCTCGGCCAAATTTATGGGTAACGAGATCCTGAATCTGCCGGAATCGCAGCTTAATCGTCTGCGCGCCGAAGAGATTGCCATGATCTTCCAAGACCCGATGACCTCGCTGAACCCGTATATGCGGGTGGGCGAGCAGTTGATGGAAGTGCTGATGCTGCACAAGGGCGCCAGCCGCAATGAGGCGTTTGAGCAATCGGTGAAGATGCTGGATGCGGTGAAGATGCCGGAGGCGCGTAAGCGCATGCGCATGTATCCGCATGAGTTTTCGGGTGGGATGCGCCAGCGGGTGATGATCGCCATGGCGCTGCTGTGTCGTCCAAAATTGTTGATTGCCGATGAACCAACTACTGCGTTGGATGTGACGGTACAAGCGCAGATTATGGAGCTGCTGAACGAGCTGAAACGCGAGTTCAATACCGCCATTATCATGATCACCCACGATCTGGGTGTGGTGGCGGGGATCTGTGACAAGGTGTTGGTGATGTATGCCGGTCGTACCATGGAATATGGCATGGCGCGCGATATTTTCTACCGCCCAAGCCACCCGTATTCGATTGGTCTGCTGGATGCGGTGCCGCGCTTAGATAGCAGTGGCAGCGAGTTGGCCACCATCCCAGGTAATCCACCGAACTTGCTGCGTTTGCCGCAGGGCTGTCCGTTTCAGGAGCGCTGCCTGAAAGTGAGCGATATTTGCCGTCAGCAAAGTCCGGCATTGATGTCATTTGGTGAAGGGCGTGAACGCGCCTGTCATTGGAACTGGGAGAAGGCATGATGATGAATGACGTAACCGCTGCCGGTTCTGATGTGATGGCTACTGGCGTAGCCGCCAAAGCAGATCGACATACCGATAAACTGGCGGACAAGAAAGTGCTGCTGGAAGTGTCAGATCTGAAAGTGCACTTTGATATTAAAGATGAGAAAGCCTGGTTCTGGGAGCCAGCGAAAAAACTCAAAGCGGTAGATGGCGTGACCTTGCGTTTGTACGAAGGGGAAACGCTGGGCGTGGTGGGGGAGTCGGGTTGCGGTAAGTCGACCTTTGCTCGCGCCATTATCGGGTTGGTGAAAGCCACTGCCGGTAATGTGGTGTGGTTAGGGCAGGAGTTGACGCGCCTGAGTGATGCGCAGATGCGTGATAAGCGCAAAGAGATCCAGATGATTTTCCAAGATCCGCTGGCATCGCTGAACCCGCGAATGACCATCGGCGATATTATCGCTGAGCCGCTGATCACTTTCTATCCGCAGCTGAGTCGGCAGGAAGTGCGCGACAAAGTCAAAGCGATGATGATGAAAGTGGGTCTGCTGCCGAACTTGGTGAACCGTTATCCGCACGAGTTTTCCGGCGGTCAGTGTCAGCGGATCGGGATCGCGCGGGCGTTGATCCTTGAGCCAAAACTGATCATCTGCGATGAGCCGGTGTCGGCACTGGATGTGTCGATTCAGGCGCAAGTAGTGAACTTGCTCAAATCATTGCAGCGTGAGATGGGGCTGTCGCTGATTTTTATCGCGCACGATTTGTCGGTGGTGAAACATATCTCCGATCGGGTGTTGGTGATGTATCTGGGCAATGCGGTGGAGCTTGGCACCTATGATGAGGTGTATCACAATCCGCTGCATCCTTATACGCGCGCCCTGATGTCGGCGGTGCCGATCCCTGATCCAGACAAAGAGCGCAACAAGCAGATCCAGCTGCTGGAAGGGGATTTGCCATCGCCAATCAACCCGCCATCTGGCTGCGTGTTCCGTACTCGCTGTCCGTTGGCTGGCCCTGAGTGTGCGCAGACCAAGCCGCTGCTGGAAGGCAGTTTCCGCCACGCGGTATCTTGTTTGCGCGCCGATCCGCTGTGATGTAAAGCGCGCAGCATAAGCGAAAATCCACAAGCTAAAACACTACATAAAACACTACACGAAAAAGCCATCCCTCTGTGGATGGCTTTTGCTTAGGTAAGGCTCAGATACTGCGCGTTGTTTCAGCTTTTTCTTTCTTCCTTAATGAATTGTTTGCATTTAGATTTCACGATTGAGCGTAGTGGCCGCGCTGGGTGCGCGCGCATCAATGGCGTTTTGCACGCTGTAAAACACGTTATCTTCCGGTAGCACGGTCATTACACCGGTTTGCCACAGTGCTTCTCGGGCGCGCATGGCTTCCAAACGAGCGATACACACCGTGATGTGCTGGCGGTGTAGCTCACCAATCAGGGTTTTCAGTTTATCGGCGGCGGTGAGGTCAATATCTAGAATCCCACTGCATTCGATCACCAGCAGCCGCACTCCTTTTTTCTGCGCGATGCGCTGCCACAGCTGATTGCTAAAAAAGTCAGCATTGGTGAAGTTGAGCGGTGCGGCAAAATGGTAGACCAGCACGTTAGGCAGGGTTTCCATCTCGTGTTTATTGTCTTGATGCCACCAGATAGAAGTGCCTTTGATGCGCATAAACTCGGCATTGTTGGGGCGAGCGGTGACAAACACCCCGTGCAGCAGCGACAAGATCACGCCCAGCATCACGCCCACTTCAATGCGCAGCAGCAAAATCATCACTAAGGTGGCGATACACAGATAAAACTCTTCGCGGCTTTGCTGGAAGATGCGCCGAATTTCGCTGATTTTCAGGATGCTTTGCCCGACATACATCAACACCCCAGCCAATGCGGCATGTGGGATCAGCGGCAAAATCGTGCGTGCGTTAAGCACGATCAGCGCCAACAATCCGGCTGCCACCAGCGCCGCTAACTGAGAACGGCCACCGGAGTTTTGGGTGATCACTGAGCGCGCCGGACTGGCGTTGGTAGTAAAGGTCCCGGCGATACCGGACAAAATACAGCCCAGCCCGATGCCGGCAAAATCTTGGCTCACCGGCGCTTCTTTATCTTGCGTGGTGCGTGCCACGGCGGCGGTTTGCA harbors:
- the oppC gene encoding oligopeptide ABC transporter permease OppC, whose product is MMMTKKNAAAVEQFAGQLDIEGRSLWQDAFRRFKSNRAAMISLMILSLITLYVLFGPSLSPFAFDETDWSAMSVAPALEGNHYFGTDSLGRDLFVRTALGGRISLMVGLAGALVAVLFGTLYGATSGYLGGRVDSLMMRVLEILNAFPFMFFVILLVTLFGRNIFLIFVAIGMVSWLDVARIVRGQTLSLKRKEFIEAALVCGVSSRNIVMRHIVPNVLGVVVIYASLLVPGMILFESFLSFLGLGVQEPMTSWGALLQSGATTMEVAVWQLLIPACFLIITLFCFNFIGDGLRDALDPKDR
- a CDS encoding ABC transporter ATP-binding protein; the encoded protein is MKLLDVEDLRVTFSTPDGDVTAVNDLNFSLSAGETLGIVGESGSGKSQTAFAIMGLLAKNGTIGGSAKFMGNEILNLPESQLNRLRAEEIAMIFQDPMTSLNPYMRVGEQLMEVLMLHKGASRNEAFEQSVKMLDAVKMPEARKRMRMYPHEFSGGMRQRVMIAMALLCRPKLLIADEPTTALDVTVQAQIMELLNELKREFNTAIIMITHDLGVVAGICDKVLVMYAGRTMEYGMARDIFYRPSHPYSIGLLDAVPRLDSSGSELATIPGNPPNLLRLPQGCPFQERCLKVSDICRQQSPALMSFGEGRERACHWNWEKA
- the oppF gene encoding murein tripeptide/oligopeptide ABC transporter ATP binding protein OppF, whose translation is MATGVAAKADRHTDKLADKKVLLEVSDLKVHFDIKDEKAWFWEPAKKLKAVDGVTLRLYEGETLGVVGESGCGKSTFARAIIGLVKATAGNVVWLGQELTRLSDAQMRDKRKEIQMIFQDPLASLNPRMTIGDIIAEPLITFYPQLSRQEVRDKVKAMMMKVGLLPNLVNRYPHEFSGGQCQRIGIARALILEPKLIICDEPVSALDVSIQAQVVNLLKSLQREMGLSLIFIAHDLSVVKHISDRVLVMYLGNAVELGTYDEVYHNPLHPYTRALMSAVPIPDPDKERNKQIQLLEGDLPSPINPPSGCVFRTRCPLAGPECAQTKPLLEGSFRHAVSCLRADPL
- a CDS encoding SulP family inorganic anion transporter, which gives rise to MPPAIAPRLFLQSFRHWKFSWLWGDVVAGVSVAAIALPAQMATAHLAGMPPLTGIYAFIAAAIGFAILGANRYLSGGADSTIAPIFASGLSLMAVAGTPEYAHLAGLLSILVGLILITTYIFRLGWLADLLSYPVTIGFLAGISVHIIVGQLPQIFEIPTPHGHLLRQLAMVLWQLPHANLISTLIGFSLYLLTAIVGRRNPRLPAALFGLLLIMLLNAVFDLPKYGVTVLSAVDTQRPDFAFWSLPWQSVMHLFPLALLVALVCIMQTAAVARTTQDKEAPVSQDFAGIGLGCILSGIAGTFTTNASPARSVITQNSGGRSQLAALVAAGLLALIVLNARTILPLIPHAALAGVLMYVGQSILKISEIRRIFQQSREEFYLCIATLVMILLLRIEVGVMLGVILSLLHGVFVTARPNNAEFMRIKGTSIWWHQDNKHEMETLPNVLVYHFAAPLNFTNADFFSNQLWQRIAQKKGVRLLVIECSGILDIDLTAADKLKTLIGELHRQHITVCIARLEAMRAREALWQTGVMTVLPEDNVFYSVQNAIDARAPSAATTLNREI